The following nucleotide sequence is from Streptomyces brevispora.
ACGGGCACGGCAACGTGGTGCACCTCGGCGAGCGCGAGTGCTCGCTCCAGCGCCGCCACCAGAAGATCATCGAGGAGGCGCCCTCGGTCCTGCTCGACAAGGAGACCCGGGCGGCGATGGGCGAGGCGGCCGTCCGGGCGGCCCGTTCCTGCGGCTACGCCGGCGCGGGCACGGTGGAGTTCATCGTCCCGGGCAACGACCCGGCCGCGTACTGCTTCATGGAGATGAACACCCGCCTCCAGGTGGAGCACCCGGTGACCGAGCTGATCACCGGCCTCGATCTGGTGGAGTGGCAGCTGCGGGTCGCGGCCGGTGAGCGGCTCCCGTACGGCCAGGGCGACATCACGCTCACCGGGCACGCCGTCGAGGCCCGGGTCTGCGCCGAGGACCCGGCCCGCGGCTTCCTGCCCTCCGGCGGCACCGTGCTGGCGCTGCGCGAGCCGCAGGGCGGCGGGGTGCGGACGGACTCGGGGCTCGGCGAGGGCGGCGAGGTCGGCAGCCTGTACGACCCGATGCTGTCGAAGGTGATCGCGTACGGCCCCGACCGGGCGACGGCCCTGCGCAGGCTGCGGGCTGCGCTCGCGGACACGGTGGTCCTGGGCGTCCCGACCAACGCGGGCTTTCTGCGCCGGCTGCTCGGCCACCCGGCCGTGGTGGCGGGCGATCTCGACACCGGTCTGGTGGAGCGCGAGGCGGACGCGCTGGTGCCGGACGGGGTGCCGGAGGAGGTGTACGCGGCGGCCGCGCTGCTGCGGCAGCACTCCCCCGCCGCCGCCGGCCCGCACACCTGGGCCGACCCGTTCTCGGCCGGTGACGGCTGGCGCCTCGGCGGCACCCCGGCCCGGACGGTGCGGCACTTCCGGATTCCCGGTCACGACCCGGTCCAGGTGGGTCTGCGGCCGTGCGGCGCGGGCACCGAGCTGACCTTCGGCCATGTCGGCGAGGGCGCGCAGCCGCCGGCCCCCGACTCGGGCACCTGCGGACCGCTGGGCCCGCTGCCCGGCGGCGCCGAGACGGCCCGGCTGCTCACTGCGGACGGGCAGCGCGTCACCCTCGAACTGGCCGGTGTCACGCACTCGTTCGCCCATGCCGCGTCCCCGCAGGGCCGCTGGCTCGGCCGGGACGGCGACACCTGGCACGTCCGGGACCACGACCCGGTGGAGGCGTCACTGACCGGCGCCGCCCGCTCCGGGGCGGACACCCTCGCCGCGCCCATGCCCGGCACCGTCACGGTGGTGAAGGTGGCCGTCGGCGACGAGGTCGTGGCCGGGCAGAGCCTGCTGGTGGTGGAGGCGATGAAGATGGAGCACGTCATCTCCGCCCCGCACGCCGGAACCGTCACCGAACTCGACGTCATGGCCGGGACCACGGTCGCCATGGATCAGGTACTGGCCGTGGTCACCCCGGCGACCGTCACCGGGGAGGAAGTATGAGCGCCGACCGCACCCTGCCGATGACGGTGGCCGCACCGGAGCTGCCCGCCCGGATCCGGATCCACGAGGTCGGCGCCCGCGACGGGCTCCAGAACGAGAAGACGGTCGTGCCGACCGCGATCAAGGCGGAGTTCATCCGCCGGCTCGCGGTCGCCGGGCTCTCCACGATCGAGGCGACGAGCTTCGTCCACCCCAAGTGGGTGCCCCAACTGGCCGACGCCGAGCAGCTGTTCCCGCTGCTCGGCGAGATCGCGGACGTGGGTGACGTGGCGCTCCCGGTCCTGGTGCCGAACGAGCGGGGGCTGGACCGGGCGCTGGTCCTCGGCGCCCGCCGGATCGCCGTCTTCGGGTCCGCGACGGAGACGTTCGCCGCCCGCAACCTCAACCGCACCGTCGATGAGTCGCTCGCCATGTTCGAGCCCGTCGTGGCCCGCGCCAAGGCGGACAGGGTGCATGTGCGCGGCTATCTGTCGATGTGTTTCGGCGACCCGTGGGAGGGGGCCGTCCCGGTCGCCCAGGTCGTCCGGGTGGCGAGGGCGCTGATGGACCTCGGGTGCGACGAGCTCTCGCTCGGCGACACCATCGGCGTCGCCACACCGGGCCACGTCCGGGCGCTGCTCTCCGCACTGAACGAGGCGGGGGTGCCCACCGGAACGATCGGGGTGCACTTCCACGACACGTACGGGCAGGCCCTGTCCAACACCCTGGCCGCCCTCCAGCACGGCGTCACCACCGTGGACGCCTCCGCGGGCGGCCTCGGCGGCTGTCCGTACGCGAAGAGCGCGACCGGAAATCTGGCCACCGAGGATCTCGTGTGGATGCTCCAAGGCCTCGGCATCGAAACCGGGGTCGATCTCGACGCGCTCACCGCCACCAGCGTGTGGCTCGCCGAACAACTGGGCCGACCCAGCCCGTCCCGAACCGTCCGAGCACTCTCGGCGCAGTGAACCCAGTCCCACAAGGAGTGACAGCCCCCATGTCCCTGGACCACCGGCTGACCGCCGAGCACGAGGAACTGCGACGCACCGTCGAGGAGTTCGCGCACGACGTGGTCGCACCGAAGATCGGCGACTTCTACGAGCGCCATGAGTTCCCGTACGAGATCGTGCGGGAGATGGGGCGGATGGGCCTGTTCGGGCTGCCGTTCCCGGAGGAGTACGGCGGGATGGGCGGCGACTACCTCGCCCTCGGCATCGCGCTGGAGGAGCTGGCCCGAGTCGACTCGTCGGTGGCGATCACCCTGGAGGCCGGGGTCTCGCTCGGCGCGATGCCGGTGTTCCGCTTCGGCACCGAGGAGCAGAAGCAGCAGTGGCTGCCGAGGCTCTGCTCGGGCGAGGCGCTCGGCGCGTTCGGCCTGACCGAGCCGGACGCCGGTTCGGACGCGGGCGGCACCCGGACGACGGCCGTGCGCGACGAGGCGGCGGGCGAGTGGGTGATCAACGGCTCCAAGTGCTTCATCACCAACTCCGGCACGGACATCACGGAGTTGGTGACGGTCACCGCGGTGACCGGCCGCAAGGAGAACGGCGCCCCGCGCATCTCCTCGATCATCGTCCCGTCCGGCACCCCCGGTTTCACGGTCGCCGCCCCGTACTCCAAGGTCGGCTGGAACGCCTCGGACACCCGCGAGCTGTCCTTCAGCGACGTACGGGTGCCGCTGGGGAACCTGCTGGGCGAGGAGGGCCGCGGCTACGCGCAGTTCCTGCGGATCCTGGACGAGGGCCGGATCGCCATCTCGGCGCTGTCGACGGGCCTCGCGCAGGGCTGTGTGGACGAGTCGGTGAAGTACGCGGCCGAGCGGCACGCCTTCGGGAAGCCGATCGGTGCCAACCAGGCGATCCAGTTCAAGATCGCCGACATGGAGATGCGGGCCCACATGGCCCGGATCGGCTGGCGGGACGCGGCCTCGCGGCTGCTGGCGGGCGAGCCGTTCAAGAAGGAGGCGGCGATCGCCAAGCTGTACTCCTCGACCGTGGCGGTGGACAACGCCCGGGACGCGACCCAGATCCACGGCGGCTACGGCTTCATGAACGAGTACCCGGTGGCCCGGATGTGGCGCGACTCCAAGATCCTGGAGATCGGCGAGGGCACCAGCGAGGTGCAGCGGATGCTGATCGCCCGGGAGCTCGGCCTGCCGGCCTGAGCCCGGGGACGGAGCGCCGGACGGGGCGGGCCCAGGCGCCGGGCCCGCCCCGTCCGCGCTTCCTTCCTCTCCAGACCGGTCAGCGGTTCAGACCCTTGTTCCGCTGCCTGTGCAGCGCGGCGATCGCCTGCGACTGTCGGCACTCGTACGCCGTGCCGGGTCGCACGGACGCCGAACGGCTCTGCCAG
It contains:
- a CDS encoding hydroxymethylglutaryl-CoA lyase; its protein translation is MSADRTLPMTVAAPELPARIRIHEVGARDGLQNEKTVVPTAIKAEFIRRLAVAGLSTIEATSFVHPKWVPQLADAEQLFPLLGEIADVGDVALPVLVPNERGLDRALVLGARRIAVFGSATETFAARNLNRTVDESLAMFEPVVARAKADRVHVRGYLSMCFGDPWEGAVPVAQVVRVARALMDLGCDELSLGDTIGVATPGHVRALLSALNEAGVPTGTIGVHFHDTYGQALSNTLAALQHGVTTVDASAGGLGGCPYAKSATGNLATEDLVWMLQGLGIETGVDLDALTATSVWLAEQLGRPSPSRTVRALSAQ
- a CDS encoding acyl-CoA dehydrogenase family protein codes for the protein MSLDHRLTAEHEELRRTVEEFAHDVVAPKIGDFYERHEFPYEIVREMGRMGLFGLPFPEEYGGMGGDYLALGIALEELARVDSSVAITLEAGVSLGAMPVFRFGTEEQKQQWLPRLCSGEALGAFGLTEPDAGSDAGGTRTTAVRDEAAGEWVINGSKCFITNSGTDITELVTVTAVTGRKENGAPRISSIIVPSGTPGFTVAAPYSKVGWNASDTRELSFSDVRVPLGNLLGEEGRGYAQFLRILDEGRIAISALSTGLAQGCVDESVKYAAERHAFGKPIGANQAIQFKIADMEMRAHMARIGWRDAASRLLAGEPFKKEAAIAKLYSSTVAVDNARDATQIHGGYGFMNEYPVARMWRDSKILEIGEGTSEVQRMLIARELGLPA
- a CDS encoding biotin carboxylase N-terminal domain-containing protein; translation: MFDTVLVANRGEIAVRVIRTLRELGVRSVAVFSDADADARHVREADTAVRIGPAPAAESYLSVDRLLEAARRTGAQAVHPGYGFLAENAGFAQACADAGLVFIGPPAAAISLMGDKIRAKETVAAAGVPVVPGSTGSDLTDGQLADAAHEIGMPVLLKPSAGGGGKGMRLVRDAALLADEIAAARREARASFGDDTLLVERWIDRPRHIEIQVLADGHGNVVHLGERECSLQRRHQKIIEEAPSVLLDKETRAAMGEAAVRAARSCGYAGAGTVEFIVPGNDPAAYCFMEMNTRLQVEHPVTELITGLDLVEWQLRVAAGERLPYGQGDITLTGHAVEARVCAEDPARGFLPSGGTVLALREPQGGGVRTDSGLGEGGEVGSLYDPMLSKVIAYGPDRATALRRLRAALADTVVLGVPTNAGFLRRLLGHPAVVAGDLDTGLVEREADALVPDGVPEEVYAAAALLRQHSPAAAGPHTWADPFSAGDGWRLGGTPARTVRHFRIPGHDPVQVGLRPCGAGTELTFGHVGEGAQPPAPDSGTCGPLGPLPGGAETARLLTADGQRVTLELAGVTHSFAHAASPQGRWLGRDGDTWHVRDHDPVEASLTGAARSGADTLAAPMPGTVTVVKVAVGDEVVAGQSLLVVEAMKMEHVISAPHAGTVTELDVMAGTTVAMDQVLAVVTPATVTGEEV